A region of the uncultured Bacteroides sp. genome:
ATGTTATTTTCCTTTAAGATTCTTGCTTAAAAAGAAAAAGGCGAGTCGCCCCGCCTAAAATGTTTTCACAACGAGTATTCAATGACTAACAAAGGCATATCGGTTATTGCTTATCAAGCAAAGATACAATTATTCACAACTAACTGCTGATAAAGTGGCATCCCCTGCATAGAAATCACCGTTAGAATTTAGCATGTCTTGAATGCTAAATTCCTCAACAATTGTAAGTGTTAGGTTCTCGTCCGTTGTTCCATTTGCTTTTTTTTAGCAATACGGTTCAAAATAGCGTTATAAATCCCTTGGGATTTGTTCTTAAGCATTCATATTGTATGATTTTTATTGAAAGTCCGTGATATAAAGTGCTTTATATGTAAGTGATTGTGAAGTTTTTTAGGTGAGTAGTCATGGCAAAGGATTTAATGTCGTAAAAGGAGGAATAATAGCACGAAGCCAAGTGGAATTGTGCTATTATTTTTGATATATCTTATTGCTATCTTTTTAAAGCTTTCAATTTTACCATTTCTTCCATTCCTAATGGAGTTAAGGTCCAATATTTATTACCATCTTTTACAGCTCTAAGTTTATTATCACTTTTAATAATTAAACCTAAAGAAGAAAATTGAATAAGCACAGTATAGAAATCATCATTTGTAATTTCAACTAAGGTTGTATAAACATACTTTTTAGTTCTAAATAACAACTGCCGCAATCCAATTCTTAATTGTATTTCAGTTGCTTCATCCATCATAAAGGGAGCTAAGTAAGAAAATAATTCATTCCATGTAAGTTTTAAATTAAAAGGTCCTTCTATTTCAGATTCAAAGCAAAGACTCATTAAATCATCCCCCTGTTGTAGCTTTTCAGATCCAATAGGTGGAGTAATTTGAATTCCTTCTATTTTCTTTTTGAGATCATCATTTTCTTTTTTAAGTTTTAGTATTTCTTTATTAGCTTCAGCAGAAGATAGTTCATCAGCTCTTACCCACCCAACACTAGGCTTTGTTTTTATCAGTCCATTTAAGCTAAGA
Encoded here:
- a CDS encoding DUF4062 domain-containing protein, which gives rise to MGKKYQVFVSSTYEDLQEERQKVMDALLQMNCFPIGMERFNASDDDQWTVIQNLIKECDYYVLIIGGRYGSIEPNSGKSYTQKEFEYAIEQGVPIVSFVCKNPEELPNKKTEQKQEGKDKLIEFKKKVQTKLCKFWTSPDDLAAQVVLSLNGLIKTKPSVGWVRADELSSAEANKEILKLKKENDDLKKKIEGIQITPPIGSEKLQQGDDLMSLCFESEIEGPFNLKLTWNELFSYLAPFMMDEATEIQLRIGLRQLLFRTKKYVYTTLVEITNDDFYTVLIQFSSLGLIIKSDNKLRAVKDGNKYWTLTPLGMEEMVKLKALKR